In Acidobacteriota bacterium, a single genomic region encodes these proteins:
- a CDS encoding sensor domain-containing diguanylate cyclase, translating to MAIDQSTIVTILFFILGCFIVGILFYILGMKIQMRRRSDEVQRYQDEIRQNDNVFKEVMETVSKLKVENKSLSGIFVFLPEFARQINSNLDRRNIAPLLLKLADHIFNPQQILIFFFDSRTEELSLKAAKGFESKDGKGMVIKLGQGKIGWVAQRQITMDAIDFQSDVRLEKASIQNEHHGFRCDLIAPMIHEGETLGVISLGGLPTHMREQKIIIKMIADLGSIAIYNARLFNSIQIAANHDGLTKLMNRKYFMQRLGFEINKAEKEGTQISIFIFDIDFFKAYNDGNGHLAGDEALKVIGRLLREVVREDDLVARYGGEEFIVALPNTPKMGAIIVAEKIRKMFEDYHFPNQETLPGGKMTISGGLSSFPEDGRSSTDLISHADQALYQAKAKGKNTVVAYEAVYFSDGETEKYYV from the coding sequence ATGGCTATTGATCAATCGACAATCGTAACGATCCTCTTCTTCATACTGGGATGCTTCATCGTCGGCATTCTCTTCTACATCCTGGGAATGAAGATCCAGATGCGCCGGCGTTCCGATGAGGTCCAGAGGTATCAGGACGAGATACGTCAGAACGATAATGTTTTCAAAGAGGTGATGGAGACGGTCAGCAAGTTGAAAGTCGAGAACAAGAGCCTTTCCGGCATCTTCGTCTTCCTGCCTGAATTCGCCCGACAGATCAACTCCAATCTTGACCGAAGGAATATTGCCCCCCTCCTCCTGAAGCTCGCCGATCATATCTTCAACCCGCAGCAAATCCTTATATTCTTCTTCGATTCCAGGACCGAGGAACTCTCCTTAAAAGCTGCCAAAGGGTTCGAGTCCAAGGATGGAAAGGGGATGGTGATCAAGCTTGGTCAAGGAAAGATCGGATGGGTCGCCCAGAGACAGATAACAATGGATGCCATAGATTTTCAGAGCGACGTGAGGCTGGAGAAAGCAAGCATTCAGAACGAGCATCACGGATTTCGATGTGACCTGATCGCCCCAATGATTCACGAGGGAGAGACTCTGGGGGTGATTAGTCTCGGCGGCTTGCCGACCCACATGAGAGAGCAAAAGATTATCATCAAGATGATAGCAGATCTCGGCTCCATCGCTATTTACAACGCCAGGCTCTTCAACAGCATTCAGATCGCCGCCAACCATGACGGTCTGACAAAGCTGATGAACCGAAAATACTTCATGCAAAGGCTCGGTTTCGAGATCAACAAGGCGGAGAAGGAAGGGACGCAGATCTCCATCTTCATCTTCGACATCGACTTCTTTAAGGCTTACAACGACGGCAACGGGCACCTCGCCGGTGACGAAGCTCTGAAGGTAATCGGGAGGCTCCTCAGGGAAGTGGTTCGTGAGGACGACCTCGTCGCGAGATACGGAGGTGAGGAATTCATCGTGGCTCTCCCAAACACTCCGAAAATGGGAGCCATTATCGTCGCGGAGAAAATACGGAAGATGTTCGAGGACTACCACTTCCCGAACCAAGAGACACTCCCTGGCGGGAAGATGACTATCAGTGGCGGTCTCTCCTCATTCCCGGAGGACGGCAGGAGCAGCACCGATCTCATCAGCCACGCGGACCAAGCGCTCTACCAGGCCAAGGCGAAAGGAAAGAACACGGTCGTGGCTTACGAAGCGGTCTATTTCAGCGATGGGGAAACCGAGAAATACTATGTTTGA
- a CDS encoding ATP-binding protein produces MNIEDSIAKGESQLLSFISSYKPGKSRKSWKFRLKKSAELCEEIAESLCGMANSEGGTVLVGVEKDGDVVGVNYSEDKIVNIFDHSEKFLIPRQEVRFAIEESRGKRFLKIEVEKSPVPVKLQDGRYLIRFWKKNYPVTASDLLSLRKGKMKVFHEREFIEEAALSDLDYPLIERLCTRVGWKEDPVKLLHDRYRLIDFKGEKAMVTRAAMLLFATDQQRWNPGGGIDFMKFISHAATVGKRESVAERMRINLPILNLIDASFEKLKMHIKEREKFHDLFMVEKYEYPTSAWQEALLNAIAHRDYSIHGSPIEVRVYEDRLEIRSPGLLPEPYSLSEIAAGERSHLSRNPVIATVLSDCGYIGERGGGIRRIHEDMEDNNLASPEFKEEGFMFCITLKNTPVFDEKTQEWLQRFSSYKLNNRQKRVLAWAYNHGNRFSNRDYQTLGKVDRDIAYREILDMERMKIVAPSAHGKYRISETKP; encoded by the coding sequence ATGAACATCGAAGACTCCATAGCAAAAGGGGAGAGCCAGTTGCTCTCGTTCATCTCTTCCTACAAGCCAGGGAAATCGAGAAAATCCTGGAAGTTCCGGCTCAAAAAGAGCGCAGAATTGTGTGAAGAGATCGCCGAATCGCTCTGCGGCATGGCAAACTCAGAAGGAGGAACCGTCTTGGTGGGTGTTGAGAAAGATGGAGATGTCGTGGGAGTAAACTATTCGGAAGATAAGATCGTCAATATCTTTGACCATTCCGAGAAGTTTTTGATCCCACGGCAGGAAGTGAGATTTGCAATCGAGGAGTCGCGCGGGAAGCGGTTCCTCAAGATCGAAGTCGAAAAATCGCCTGTTCCGGTAAAACTTCAGGACGGGAGATATCTAATCAGATTCTGGAAGAAGAATTACCCCGTCACGGCTTCCGATCTCCTCTCGCTCAGAAAAGGGAAGATGAAAGTCTTCCATGAAAGGGAATTCATCGAAGAAGCCGCTCTGTCGGACCTGGACTATCCCCTTATTGAGAGATTATGTACGAGGGTCGGATGGAAGGAAGATCCCGTAAAACTTCTGCACGACCGGTATCGGCTTATCGATTTCAAAGGTGAGAAGGCCATGGTCACGAGAGCTGCCATGCTCCTCTTTGCCACAGACCAGCAGAGATGGAACCCCGGCGGCGGGATCGACTTCATGAAGTTCATCTCCCATGCAGCCACGGTGGGGAAAAGGGAAAGCGTTGCCGAAAGGATGAGGATCAACCTGCCGATTCTTAACCTCATCGATGCCTCTTTCGAAAAGTTGAAGATGCACATCAAGGAGAGAGAGAAGTTCCATGACCTGTTCATGGTGGAGAAATACGAGTATCCGACATCTGCCTGGCAGGAGGCGCTCCTCAACGCCATCGCTCATCGTGATTATTCCATCCATGGCTCGCCGATCGAGGTCCGGGTGTATGAAGACCGGTTGGAGATCAGAAGCCCGGGCCTACTCCCTGAGCCCTATTCCCTCTCTGAGATTGCAGCGGGGGAGAGGAGTCACCTTTCGAGGAATCCGGTTATCGCGACAGTTCTTTCCGATTGTGGTTACATCGGAGAGAGAGGAGGTGGTATCAGGAGAATCCACGAGGACATGGAAGACAACAACCTGGCCTCGCCCGAGTTCAAAGAGGAAGGGTTCATGTTCTGCATCACACTGAAGAATACGCCTGTCTTCGATGAGAAGACGCAAGAATGGCTGCAGAGGTTCTCTTCCTATAAACTGAACAACCGGCAGAAGAGGGTGCTAGCGTGGGCTTACAACCATGGTAATCGCTTCAGCAACAGAGATTACCAGACTCTCGGCAAGGTGGACAGGGACATCGCATACCGCGAAATCCTCGATATGGAGAGAATGAAGATCGTCGCTCCATCTGCCCACGGCAAATACCGCATCTCCGAAACGAAGCCTTAA
- a CDS encoding radical SAM protein, whose translation MLKINELFLGIQGESTYAGCLCIILRLTGCHLQCAYCDSQFAFFEGEERTVEQVFDEIQLMGCKLICITGGEPLLQKDLPTLVNLLINNGYTVLLETSGSLSVEKIPREVIKIMDLKTPGSGMEANNLYRNIGYLGEHDEVKFVLSSREDYVWAKRKIHEYDLEKKCKVLLSPVLGRLDPSLLAQWIIEDKVDARLQIQIHKIIWPGRESGI comes from the coding sequence ATGCTGAAAATCAACGAGCTCTTTCTTGGTATTCAGGGCGAGTCCACTTATGCTGGATGCCTCTGCATCATTCTGAGATTAACCGGATGCCATCTGCAGTGTGCCTACTGCGATTCACAGTTCGCCTTTTTCGAAGGTGAAGAACGAACAGTCGAACAGGTCTTCGATGAGATCCAACTAATGGGATGCAAGCTCATCTGTATCACGGGAGGGGAACCTCTTCTTCAAAAGGATCTCCCTACGCTCGTTAACCTTCTTATAAATAATGGTTACACAGTTCTGCTGGAGACGAGCGGTTCACTTTCCGTTGAGAAGATTCCACGCGAGGTAATCAAGATCATGGACCTGAAGACTCCCGGGAGCGGCATGGAAGCGAACAATCTCTATCGGAACATCGGATATCTGGGTGAACATGATGAAGTGAAGTTCGTTCTATCTTCGAGAGAAGATTACGTCTGGGCTAAGCGGAAGATTCATGAATATGACTTGGAAAAGAAATGCAAAGTTCTGTTATCGCCTGTATTGGGAAGACTCGATCCGTCGCTTCTCGCGCAATGGATCATCGAGGATAAGGTCGATGCTAGGCTTCAGATTCAGATTCATAAAATCATCTGGCCCGGCCGGGAAAGTGGCATTTAG
- the queC gene encoding 7-cyano-7-deazaguanine synthase QueC — translation MKKKAIVLLSGGMDSATTMAMARSRGFELYALSFDYGQKNHFEIKQAKKIARHFGARKHLILDVDIRKIGGSALTSSIPIPRKRSDKDRSRGIPLTYVPARNTLFLSFALAWGETLPAKDIFIGVNYLDSSGYPDCRPEYIRSFENMARLATRMGTEGKQRIRIHTPLIRMKKREIIKAGARLGVDFSMTSSCYEPSSKGMACGFCDSCLLRLKGFREAGLKDPIQYIRQK, via the coding sequence ATGAAGAAGAAAGCGATAGTCTTATTAAGCGGAGGGATGGATTCGGCGACGACGATGGCTATGGCTCGCTCGCGTGGATTCGAACTTTATGCCCTCTCCTTCGATTATGGCCAGAAGAACCATTTCGAAATAAAGCAGGCTAAGAAGATAGCCAGACATTTCGGTGCAAGGAAACATCTTATACTTGACGTAGATATCAGGAAGATTGGAGGGTCAGCGCTTACCTCTTCCATTCCGATTCCCAGAAAAAGGAGTGACAAAGACAGGTCGAGGGGAATACCGCTTACCTATGTGCCCGCGCGCAATACCCTCTTTCTTTCATTTGCCCTTGCATGGGGGGAAACATTACCAGCGAAAGATATCTTCATTGGGGTCAACTATCTCGATTCCAGCGGATACCCGGATTGCAGGCCGGAGTACATAAGATCCTTTGAAAACATGGCCCGCCTCGCCACCAGGATGGGGACGGAAGGGAAGCAAAGGATCAGGATACACACGCCTCTGATCCGGATGAAGAAAAGAGAAATAATCAAGGCCGGAGCCAGACTCGGCGTAGATTTCAGCATGACCTCTTCCTGTTATGAACCTTCATCTAAAGGGATGGCCTGCGGCTTCTGTGATTCATGCCTTCTCCGGCTCAAAGGGTTCCGGGAGGCAGGGCTGAAGGACCCCATCCAGTATATACGCCAGAAATGA